One genomic window of Thioclava sp. GXIMD4216 includes the following:
- a CDS encoding DUF6497 family protein, with protein sequence MMRFRCGGLVAVCLGMLCVGPVALADGGATRGVVVAVPSGAHVEWLQSQTDASGPDGLTLRHFFLAPDLAREDPDVALTDMQALCEQFALPHLSSVGPQPQQIVISLSDRPVAFGDSDPEATQLFAGYAISPPHCVEEMF encoded by the coding sequence ATGATGCGGTTCCGGTGCGGCGGGCTTGTTGCAGTATGTCTTGGGATGCTGTGTGTCGGGCCTGTCGCGCTGGCCGATGGCGGGGCCACGCGTGGCGTGGTTGTCGCCGTGCCTTCGGGGGCGCATGTGGAATGGCTGCAAAGCCAGACCGATGCCAGCGGCCCCGATGGTCTGACCCTTCGCCATTTCTTTCTCGCGCCGGATCTGGCGCGGGAAGATCCCGATGTCGCTCTGACGGATATGCAGGCGCTTTGCGAACAGTTTGCGCTGCCGCATCTGTCGTCTGTCGGGCCCCAGCCCCAGCAGATCGTCATCTCCCTTTCTGATCGTCCTGTTGCCTTTGGTGATAGCGATCCCGAGGCAACGCAACTCTTCGCGGGCTATGCGATTTCGCCTCCTCACTGTGTGGAAGAAATGTTCTGA
- a CDS encoding acetyl/propionyl/methylcrotonyl-CoA carboxylase subunit alpha, which translates to MFKKILIANRGEIACRVMKTAREMGIQTVAVYSDADAQALHVQMADETVHIGPPPANQSYIVIDKIMEAIAKTGAEAVHPGYGFLSENAKFAEALEAAGVAFIGPPVKAIEAMGDKITSKKIAQEAGVNTVPGYMGLIEDADEAVKISEEIGYPVMIKASAGGGGKGMRIAWNATEAREGFQSSKNEAANSFGDDRIFIEKFVTQPRHIEIQVLCDAHGNGVWLNERECSIQRRNQKVIEEAPSPFLDAATRKAMGDQAVALAKAVGYTSAGTVEFIVDGNKNFYFLEMNTRLQVEHPVTEMITGIDLVEQMIRIANGEPLSITQDDVKINGWAMESRLYAEDPYRNFLPSIGRLTRYRPPVEGPTASGGVVRNDTGVYEGGEISMFYDPMIAKLCTWGETRDAAIEEMRVALDRFEVEGIGHNLPFCAAVMDHARFTSGNITTAFIAEEYPEGFHGVELGPEMLKRVAAAVAAMERVAEIRRTRISGTLGNHERLVGDDWVVSLQGTTYPVKISADKAGADVSFSDGTMHRVSSDWTPGDQLAELLIDGAPLVLKVGKISMGYRIRLRGADLKVLVQTPRQHELHLLMPEKLPPDTSKFLLCPMPGLVVKINVAEGDEVQEGQALATVEAMKMENILRAERRGVVKSINAEAGASLKVDDIIMEFE; encoded by the coding sequence ATGTTCAAGAAGATCCTGATTGCCAACCGTGGGGAAATCGCGTGCCGCGTCATGAAGACCGCACGCGAGATGGGTATCCAGACGGTGGCCGTCTATTCCGATGCCGATGCGCAGGCGCTGCATGTGCAGATGGCCGATGAGACGGTGCATATCGGGCCGCCGCCTGCCAACCAATCCTATATCGTGATCGACAAGATCATGGAGGCGATTGCCAAAACCGGTGCCGAAGCGGTGCATCCGGGCTATGGGTTCCTGTCGGAAAACGCGAAATTTGCCGAGGCGCTGGAGGCGGCAGGTGTGGCCTTTATCGGACCGCCCGTGAAAGCCATCGAGGCGATGGGGGACAAGATCACCTCGAAAAAGATCGCCCAAGAGGCCGGTGTGAACACCGTGCCCGGCTATATGGGGCTGATCGAGGATGCGGATGAGGCGGTCAAGATCTCGGAAGAGATCGGCTATCCGGTGATGATCAAGGCCTCTGCGGGCGGCGGCGGCAAAGGCATGCGGATTGCATGGAACGCCACTGAGGCGCGCGAAGGTTTCCAGTCGTCGAAAAACGAGGCGGCCAATTCCTTCGGGGATGACCGGATCTTCATCGAGAAATTCGTGACGCAGCCGCGCCATATCGAAATTCAGGTTCTGTGTGACGCCCATGGCAATGGCGTCTGGCTGAACGAGCGTGAATGCTCGATCCAGCGCCGGAACCAGAAGGTGATCGAAGAGGCCCCCTCGCCCTTCCTTGATGCGGCCACCCGTAAGGCGATGGGCGATCAGGCGGTCGCTCTGGCCAAGGCGGTGGGCTATACCAGCGCTGGCACGGTGGAATTTATTGTCGATGGCAACAAGAACTTCTACTTCCTCGAGATGAACACCCGTCTTCAGGTGGAGCATCCCGTGACCGAGATGATCACCGGCATCGATCTGGTCGAGCAGATGATCCGTATCGCCAATGGCGAGCCGCTGTCGATCACTCAGGACGATGTGAAGATCAACGGCTGGGCGATGGAAAGCCGTCTTTATGCCGAAGACCCCTATCGCAACTTCCTGCCCTCGATCGGTCGTCTGACCCGCTATCGTCCGCCGGTCGAAGGCCCGACCGCCTCCGGCGGTGTGGTGCGCAACGATACCGGCGTCTATGAGGGCGGCGAGATCTCCATGTTCTATGACCCGATGATCGCCAAGCTCTGCACATGGGGAGAGACCCGCGACGCGGCCATCGAGGAAATGCGCGTGGCGCTTGACCGTTTCGAGGTCGAGGGTATTGGCCATAACCTGCCGTTCTGTGCGGCTGTGATGGATCATGCGCGCTTTACCTCGGGCAATATCACAACGGCTTTCATCGCCGAGGAATATCCCGAAGGGTTCCACGGTGTGGAGCTCGGGCCGGAGATGCTCAAGCGTGTGGCAGCGGCTGTAGCGGCAATGGAGCGGGTGGCCGAAATCCGGCGCACGCGCATTTCCGGCACGCTGGGCAATCACGAGCGGCTGGTGGGCGATGACTGGGTTGTGAGCCTGCAGGGCACGACCTATCCGGTGAAAATCTCGGCGGATAAGGCGGGCGCGGATGTCAGCTTCTCCGATGGCACGATGCATCGCGTCAGCTCGGACTGGACACCGGGCGACCAGCTTGCGGAACTGCTGATCGATGGTGCGCCGCTGGTGCTGAAGGTCGGCAAGATCTCGATGGGCTATCGCATCCGCCTGCGTGGTGCGGATCTGAAAGTGCTGGTGCAAACACCGCGCCAACACGAGCTGCATCTGCTGATGCCCGAGAAGCTGCCGCCGGATACCTCGAAATTCCTGCTCTGCCCGATGCCGGGTCTGGTGGTGAAAATCAACGTGGCCGAAGGCGACGAGGTGCAGGAAGGGCAGGCGCTGGCCACTGTCGAGGCGATGAAGATGGAGAACATTCTGCGGGCAGAGCGTCGCGGCGTTGTGAAATCCATCAATGCCGAGGCCGGGGCGTCGCTGAAGGTGGACGACATCATCATGGAGTTCGAATGA
- a CDS encoding DUF4174 domain-containing protein: MNDFVWKKRPIVVFAESPADPSFADQMAALEERWPELAARDVVVITDTDPATPSAIRRKLRPSGFSLVIIAKDGTVALRKPLPWSGREIIRSIDKMPLRREELRRGATVQGKAPRTFAKL, from the coding sequence TTGAATGATTTCGTCTGGAAAAAACGCCCGATCGTGGTTTTTGCCGAAAGCCCGGCCGATCCGTCCTTCGCGGACCAGATGGCCGCACTGGAAGAACGCTGGCCCGAACTGGCCGCCCGTGACGTGGTGGTGATCACCGATACCGACCCCGCCACGCCAAGCGCCATCCGCCGCAAGCTGCGCCCATCGGGATTTTCGCTGGTGATCATTGCCAAGGACGGCACGGTGGCGCTGCGCAAACCGCTGCCCTGGAGCGGGCGTGAAATCATCCGCTCGATCGACAAGATGCCGCTGCGCCGCGAGGAACTCCGTCGCGGCGCAACCGTGCAGGGCAAAGCGCCCCGCACATTTGCCAAGTTATGA
- the scpA gene encoding methylmalonyl-CoA mutase, protein MTSNTEADKQAAWAELATKELRGKPLDSLTWETLEGIKVKPLYTAEDTAGLDHLGSMPGIAPYTRGPKATMYAGRPWTIRQYAGFSTAEESNAFYRRALAAGQQGISVAFDLATHRGYDSDHPRVVGDVGKAGVAIDSVEDMKILFDGIPLDKVSVSMTMNGAVIPILANFIVVGEEQGHDRAVLSGTIQNDILKEFMVRNTYIYPPEPSMRIIADIIEYTANEMPKFNSISISGYHMQEAGANLVQELAYTLADGREYVRTAIAAGMDVDKFAGRLSFFFAIGMNFFMEAAKLRAARTLWSRIMAEFEPKNPKSSMLRTHCQTSGVSLQEQDPYNNVIRTAYEAMAAALGGTQSLHTNALDEAIALPTDFSARIARNTQLILQEETGITNVVDPLAGSYYVESLTANLIEEAWKLIEEVEEMGGMTKAVASGMPKLRIEETAARRQALIDRGEDVIVGVNKYRLAEEEPIDILDIDNVKVRLSQIARLEKMRAERDEDACQAALAELGRRAKEGGNLLEAAVEAARARASVGEISMAMEKEFGRHRAEVKTLAGVYGSAYEGDEGFAQIQRDVEAFAEAEGRRPRMLVVKMGQDGHDRGAKVIATAFADIGFDVDVGPLFQTPDEAAQDAVDNDVHVVGISSQAAGHKTLAPQLIEALKAKGAEDIIVICGGVIPHQDYDFLKKAGVKAIFGPGTNIPTAAKEILQILEAQRD, encoded by the coding sequence ATGACCAGCAACACCGAGGCCGACAAGCAAGCGGCATGGGCTGAGCTTGCCACGAAAGAACTGCGTGGCAAGCCGTTAGACAGCCTGACCTGGGAGACATTGGAAGGGATCAAGGTCAAGCCGCTTTACACGGCGGAAGACACGGCAGGGCTGGACCATCTTGGCTCCATGCCGGGGATCGCGCCCTATACCCGTGGTCCGAAGGCGACCATGTATGCGGGCCGTCCGTGGACGATCCGCCAATATGCGGGTTTCTCGACAGCCGAGGAATCGAACGCGTTTTACCGTCGCGCTCTGGCTGCAGGCCAGCAGGGGATTTCGGTGGCCTTCGATCTTGCGACCCACCGTGGCTATGACAGCGACCACCCCCGCGTTGTGGGCGATGTCGGTAAGGCGGGCGTGGCCATCGATTCGGTCGAGGATATGAAGATCCTCTTTGACGGCATTCCGCTGGATAAGGTCTCCGTCTCGATGACCATGAACGGCGCGGTGATCCCGATTCTGGCGAATTTCATCGTGGTGGGGGAAGAGCAGGGCCATGACCGCGCCGTGCTGTCGGGCACCATCCAGAACGATATTCTCAAAGAATTCATGGTGCGGAACACCTATATCTATCCGCCCGAACCCTCGATGCGGATCATCGCGGATATCATCGAATATACCGCCAACGAGATGCCGAAATTCAACTCGATCTCGATCTCCGGCTATCACATGCAGGAAGCGGGCGCGAACCTCGTGCAGGAGCTGGCTTACACGCTGGCGGACGGGCGCGAATATGTGCGCACCGCGATTGCCGCCGGTATGGATGTGGATAAATTCGCCGGACGTCTGTCGTTCTTCTTCGCTATCGGCATGAATTTCTTCATGGAGGCCGCCAAACTGCGCGCCGCCCGTACGCTCTGGTCGCGGATCATGGCCGAATTCGAGCCGAAGAACCCCAAATCCAGCATGCTGCGCACCCACTGCCAGACCTCGGGCGTGTCCTTGCAGGAGCAAGACCCCTATAACAACGTCATCCGCACCGCCTATGAGGCGATGGCGGCGGCTTTGGGTGGCACGCAGTCGCTGCACACCAACGCGCTGGACGAGGCGATTGCCCTGCCCACCGATTTCTCGGCACGGATTGCACGTAATACCCAGCTGATCTTGCAGGAAGAAACCGGCATCACCAATGTCGTCGACCCGCTGGCGGGCAGCTATTATGTCGAAAGCCTGACCGCGAACCTGATCGAGGAAGCGTGGAAGCTGATCGAAGAGGTCGAGGAAATGGGCGGCATGACCAAGGCCGTGGCCTCCGGCATGCCCAAGCTGCGGATCGAGGAAACCGCCGCCCGTCGTCAGGCGCTGATCGACCGTGGGGAAGACGTGATTGTCGGGGTCAATAAATACCGCCTCGCCGAGGAAGAGCCGATCGACATTCTCGATATCGACAACGTCAAGGTGCGCCTGTCGCAAATCGCACGGCTTGAGAAAATGCGGGCCGAGCGTGATGAGGACGCCTGTCAGGCTGCGCTGGCCGAATTGGGCCGCCGCGCGAAAGAGGGCGGAAACCTGCTGGAAGCTGCCGTTGAAGCGGCGCGCGCGCGGGCCTCGGTAGGGGAGATCTCGATGGCGATGGAGAAGGAATTCGGGCGTCACCGCGCCGAGGTGAAGACTTTGGCAGGGGTCTATGGCTCGGCCTATGAGGGCGATGAGGGCTTTGCCCAGATCCAGCGCGATGTCGAGGCCTTTGCCGAAGCGGAAGGCCGTCGCCCGCGTATGCTGGTGGTCAAGATGGGGCAGGACGGCCATGACCGTGGTGCCAAGGTGATCGCGACCGCCTTTGCCGATATCGGTTTCGATGTCGATGTGGGGCCGCTGTTCCAGACGCCGGACGAGGCGGCGCAGGATGCGGTGGATAACGACGTCCATGTGGTGGGCATCTCGTCGCAGGCGGCAGGGCACAAGACCCTTGCGCCGCAGTTGATCGAGGCGCTGAAAGCCAAAGGGGCAGAGGATATCATCGTGATCTGCGGCGGCGTGATCCCGCATCAGGATTATGACTTCCTGAAAAAGGCCGGTGTGAAGGCTATTTTTGGTCCGGGCACCAATATCCCGACGGCCGCGAAAGAGATCCTGCAGATCCTCGAAGCGCAGCGCGACTAA